The following coding sequences are from one Lysinibacillus sp. FSL W8-0992 window:
- a CDS encoding acetyl-CoA C-acetyltransferase — MTNEVVIVSAVRTAIGSFQGTLKDVPATTLGSIVIKEALARAGVAGEQVDEVIMGNVLSAGLGQNPARQASIAAGLPNTVPALTINKVCGSGLKAVHLAAQAIVAGDADIIVAGGFENMSQAPYVLKNAREGFRMGDQKVVDTMIHDGLWCAFNDYHMGITAENLCDAYEITREEQDTFAARSQQRAEAAIAAGKFNDEIVAVEIPQRKGDAIIFNQDEFPRAGVTAESLSKLRPAFKKDGSVTAANASGINDGAAAVVVMSKAKALELGIKPMAQISANASSGVDPSIMGTGPVTAVKKALAKANVTLVDVDLIEANEAFAAQSIAVDRELSFNHDKLNVNGGAIALGHPIGASGARILVTLLHEMEKRDAKTGLATLCIGGGQGVATVVQRP, encoded by the coding sequence ATGACAAACGAGGTAGTGATTGTTAGTGCCGTGCGTACTGCAATCGGTTCATTCCAAGGAACATTAAAGGATGTGCCGGCAACAACTCTTGGAAGTATCGTTATTAAAGAAGCATTAGCGCGCGCTGGCGTAGCAGGTGAGCAAGTCGATGAAGTCATCATGGGGAATGTTTTATCGGCTGGACTAGGACAAAATCCGGCTCGTCAAGCATCGATTGCAGCGGGATTACCAAATACAGTGCCTGCTTTAACAATTAATAAAGTATGTGGCTCAGGCTTAAAAGCAGTGCATTTAGCAGCACAGGCAATTGTAGCAGGCGATGCTGACATCATTGTAGCTGGTGGCTTTGAAAATATGAGCCAAGCACCGTATGTATTAAAAAATGCACGTGAAGGCTTCCGCATGGGAGATCAAAAAGTCGTGGATACGATGATTCATGATGGTTTATGGTGTGCATTTAATGATTATCATATGGGCATTACTGCGGAAAATTTATGTGATGCGTATGAAATTACACGTGAGGAGCAAGATACTTTCGCAGCACGTTCACAACAACGTGCAGAAGCAGCTATTGCTGCTGGTAAATTTAATGATGAAATCGTTGCTGTGGAAATTCCTCAACGAAAAGGCGATGCTATTATTTTTAATCAAGATGAGTTTCCACGTGCAGGTGTTACAGCGGAATCCTTATCAAAGCTGCGCCCTGCATTTAAAAAGGACGGCTCAGTAACTGCAGCGAACGCTTCTGGTATTAACGATGGTGCAGCAGCAGTTGTCGTGATGTCAAAAGCGAAGGCGTTAGAGTTAGGGATTAAGCCAATGGCACAAATTTCAGCAAATGCGAGCTCTGGCGTAGATCCTTCAATTATGGGGACTGGTCCAGTAACTGCGGTGAAAAAAGCGTTAGCAAAGGCGAATGTAACTTTAGTAGATGTAGATTTAATTGAAGCGAATGAAGCGTTTGCGGCACAATCAATTGCTGTAGATCGCGAACTAAGCTTCAATCATGATAAACTAAATGTAAATGGGGGAGCAATTGCTCTTGGTCACCCAATTGGTGCAAGCGGGGCGCGAATTTTAGTCACACTTCTACATGAGATGGAGAAGCGTGATGCAAAAACGGGCCTTGCCACATTATGTATCGGTGGTGGACAAGGTGTAGCAACAGTTGTTCAACGCCC
- a CDS encoding alpha/beta hydrolase yields the protein MKKKMLLFSGITTTLAAAATGLFGFALSNKLMYIQQKDPDFIRERETTAKRFDEAWYNKNFKCELNIDSPNGYSIRGIMFQPLQTNNTMIICHGVTENKINSVKYARLFERLGYNAVIFDHRRHGESGGKTTSYGYYEKNDLDAVVKTVKAMIGDNAILGIHGESMGAATMLLYAGTVEDGADFYIADCAFSDFSMLLKQIAKTEFKYGSIIPIRFADFFIRLRDGYSFKSVTPSEAVTHIEKPVIFIHSIPDTFIPASMSLDLYNKKTGPKKLKLFDKGAHAQSFNENMAEYEDLIHDFLESFIYQKINHDSSSSNVIPFHR from the coding sequence ATGAAAAAGAAAATGCTTTTATTTTCAGGTATTACAACGACGCTCGCCGCTGCTGCAACGGGGCTGTTCGGCTTTGCGCTTTCTAATAAATTAATGTACATTCAGCAAAAAGACCCCGATTTTATTCGTGAACGCGAAACAACTGCCAAACGTTTTGACGAAGCTTGGTACAATAAAAATTTTAAATGTGAATTAAATATTGACTCTCCTAATGGCTACTCCATTCGCGGCATTATGTTCCAACCACTACAAACAAATAATACGATGATTATTTGCCATGGGGTTACAGAAAATAAAATCAACTCGGTCAAATATGCACGTCTTTTCGAACGACTAGGGTACAATGCCGTTATTTTTGACCATCGAAGACATGGGGAGTCAGGCGGCAAAACAACAAGCTATGGTTATTATGAAAAAAATGACTTAGATGCTGTTGTAAAAACCGTGAAAGCGATGATTGGTGACAATGCCATCCTCGGTATTCATGGAGAATCAATGGGTGCAGCTACAATGCTGTTGTATGCGGGAACGGTTGAAGATGGTGCTGATTTTTATATTGCTGATTGTGCCTTTTCAGATTTTTCAATGCTGCTTAAACAAATTGCAAAGACTGAATTTAAATATGGTTCTATCATTCCGATCCGTTTCGCTGATTTCTTTATACGACTACGTGATGGTTATTCATTTAAAAGTGTAACGCCCTCTGAAGCTGTCACACACATTGAAAAGCCAGTTATCTTTATCCATAGTATTCCCGATACATTTATTCCAGCTTCCATGTCACTCGATTTATATAATAAAAAGACTGGACCGAAAAAGTTAAAGCTTTTTGATAAAGGTGCGCACGCTCAGTCCTTTAATGAAAATATGGCTGAATATGAAGATCTGATACATGACTTTTTAGAAAGTTTTATTTATCAAAAAATAAATCACGATTCTTCCTCATCCAATGTCATTCCTTTTCATCGTTAA
- a CDS encoding S-ribosylhomocysteine lyase, with the protein MEREKTNVESFDLDHTKVKAPYVRLAGVKVGKSGDEVYKYDIRLKQPNKEHMEMPALHSLEHLSADIIRNYSDHIVDFSPMGCQTGFYVSLINHNDYDELLTILEKTFTDVTNATAVPACNEVQCGWAASHSLEGAQALAKEFLAKRDEWHIVFAE; encoded by the coding sequence AAGTTTTGATTTAGACCATACGAAAGTTAAAGCACCTTATGTTCGTTTAGCAGGTGTAAAAGTAGGAAAAAGTGGCGATGAAGTCTATAAATACGATATTCGCTTAAAACAGCCTAATAAGGAGCATATGGAAATGCCAGCACTCCATTCTTTAGAGCATTTATCGGCTGATATTATTCGCAATTATTCCGACCATATTGTCGATTTCAGTCCAATGGGTTGTCAAACAGGCTTTTATGTATCGTTGATTAATCATAATGATTATGATGAATTGCTAACGATTTTAGAAAAAACATTTACAGATGTCACGAATGCAACAGCAGTACCAGCATGTAATGAAGTGCAATGTGGCTGGGCAGCAAGTCATAGTCTTGAAGGTGCACAGGCACTTGCAAAAGAATTTTTAGCAAAACGTGATGAATGGCATATCGTTTTTGCAGAATAA